A genomic region of Candidatus Marimicrobium litorale contains the following coding sequences:
- a CDS encoding MarR family winged helix-turn-helix transcriptional regulator: protein MDQSVAEQNQAAASLLSNNLPRLLREFSRDFERRIRQGLSARGHEQIRPAHNVVFANLGAGAVRVTELARRAQVTQQAMGKMLKELERMGYISRGIDNGDKRAKEIQLTARGLDLIAQSIEVINEVCAHYASKAGPERLTALEQQLRDVVGHLALDYLPAAWTEQPLTPADPCKTP, encoded by the coding sequence GTGGACCAGTCAGTCGCAGAACAGAACCAGGCAGCAGCCAGTCTGCTATCAAATAACCTGCCCCGCCTCCTGCGCGAATTCTCCCGCGATTTTGAACGTCGCATACGACAGGGCCTCTCGGCGCGAGGACACGAGCAAATTCGACCTGCGCACAATGTGGTGTTCGCCAATCTCGGCGCAGGTGCTGTCAGAGTAACGGAGCTCGCAAGACGCGCACAGGTCACCCAGCAAGCCATGGGCAAAATGCTTAAGGAACTCGAGCGAATGGGCTATATCTCACGGGGCATCGACAATGGCGACAAGCGCGCCAAGGAAATACAGCTTACCGCGCGAGGCCTCGACCTGATAGCGCAGAGTATCGAGGTCATAAACGAGGTTTGCGCGCACTATGCTTCAAAAGCAGGGCCGGAGAGGCTAACCGCTCTGGAACAACAATTACGCGATGTTGTCGGTCATTTGGCACTTGATTACCTGCCGGCCGCCTGGACCGAGCAACCTCTGACGCCCGCAGACCCCTGTAAGACACCCTGA
- a CDS encoding nuclear transport factor 2 family protein: protein MLSQQELSDRFEIQDLVFRYAELIDTKQIDRLRDDVFTEDAHIDYGVMGGSVGDVDTTLEFLNSALTDALFPNSQHLNANVQIKVDADSATGRVMCFNPMEMVVAGSDNQTYFLGLWYVDEYRRTTRGWRISRREEVKSWVFNTPDFMNL from the coding sequence ATGTTATCGCAACAAGAATTATCCGACCGTTTCGAAATTCAGGATCTGGTATTTCGTTACGCCGAACTAATTGACACCAAGCAGATCGATCGTCTGCGTGATGACGTTTTTACCGAAGACGCCCACATTGATTATGGTGTTATGGGTGGCAGTGTGGGTGATGTAGATACCACGCTCGAGTTTCTCAACTCTGCGCTCACCGATGCGCTGTTTCCCAACTCCCAGCATCTCAATGCCAACGTTCAGATCAAGGTAGACGCTGACAGCGCAACGGGGCGCGTTATGTGTTTCAACCCGATGGAAATGGTAGTGGCCGGCAGTGATAACCAAACCTACTTTCTCGGGCTTTGGTACGTCGATGAGTATCGGCGTACGACGCGGGGCTGGCGGATATCGCGGCGAGAGGAGGTAAAAAGCTGGGTTTTTAATACCCCGGACTTCATGAACCTGTAA